The following coding sequences lie in one Fusobacterium simiae genomic window:
- the uvrC gene encoding excinuclease ABC subunit UvrC codes for MDVGKLDIPESPGVYLMKKNNKVIYVGKAKNLKNRVSSYFNRVHESEKTNELVKNIEDIEFFLTNTEIDALLLENNLIKKYSPKYNILLKDEKTYPFIKISKEDFPSIKIVRTTKALDIKSGEYFGPYPYGAWRLKNILMKLFKIRDCNRDMKKKSPRPCLKYYMKSCTGPCVYKDIKEEYNKDVENLKQVLKGNTSKLISELTILMNKAAQDMDFEKSIIYREQIKELKSIASSQIIQYERELDEDIFVFKIILDKAFICVLNMRDGKILGKSSTSIDLKNKITDNIYEAIFMSYYSKHILPKSLVLDAEYEKELSVVVKALTTENSKKKEFHFPKIKSRRKELLDMAYKNLERDLESYFSKKDTIEKGIKDLHDILELRRFPRKIECFDISNIQGKDAVASMSVSIEGRAARKEYRKFKIRCKDTPDDFSMMREVIERRYSKLPDIEFPDVILIDGGLGQINSAGEVLERLGKIHLSELLSLAKRDEEIYKYGESVPYSLSKDMEALKIFQRVRDEAHRFGITYHRKLRSKRIISSELDKIDGIGEVRRKKLLTKFGSVLGIKKASIEELKEIIPEKIALEIKNKIK; via the coding sequence TTGGACGTTGGTAAGTTAGATATTCCAGAATCACCTGGAGTATATTTGATGAAAAAAAATAATAAGGTTATCTATGTGGGAAAGGCTAAGAATCTTAAAAATAGGGTTTCTTCATATTTTAATAGAGTTCATGAAAGTGAAAAAACTAATGAGCTTGTAAAAAATATTGAAGATATAGAATTTTTTCTTACAAATACAGAAATAGATGCTTTATTATTAGAAAATAATTTAATAAAAAAATATTCTCCGAAATATAATATACTTTTAAAAGATGAAAAAACTTATCCTTTTATAAAGATAAGTAAAGAAGATTTTCCAAGTATAAAAATCGTTAGAACAACAAAAGCTCTGGATATTAAAAGTGGAGAATATTTTGGACCATATCCTTATGGTGCTTGGAGATTGAAAAATATTCTTATGAAATTATTTAAAATAAGAGATTGTAATAGAGATATGAAAAAAAAATCTCCAAGACCTTGTTTAAAATACTATATGAAAAGTTGTACAGGACCTTGTGTATATAAGGATATAAAAGAAGAATATAATAAAGATGTTGAGAATTTAAAACAAGTTTTAAAAGGAAATACAAGTAAGTTAATAAGCGAACTGACAATATTGATGAATAAAGCAGCTCAAGATATGGACTTTGAAAAGTCAATAATTTATAGAGAACAAATAAAAGAATTAAAATCTATTGCAAGTTCACAAATAATCCAATATGAAAGAGAGCTTGATGAGGATATATTTGTATTTAAAATAATTTTAGATAAGGCTTTTATCTGTGTTTTAAATATGAGAGATGGAAAGATTTTAGGAAAATCATCAACTTCAATAGATTTAAAAAATAAAATTACAGATAATATTTATGAGGCAATTTTTATGTCTTACTATTCTAAACATATATTACCAAAAAGTTTAGTTTTAGATGCTGAATATGAAAAAGAATTATCGGTTGTTGTCAAAGCACTAACAACTGAAAATTCTAAGAAAAAAGAATTCCATTTCCCTAAGATAAAAAGTAGGAGAAAAGAATTACTTGATATGGCATATAAAAATTTAGAAAGAGATTTAGAAAGTTATTTTTCTAAAAAAGATACTATTGAAAAGGGTATAAAAGATTTACATGATATTTTAGAGTTAAGAAGATTTCCTAGAAAAATTGAATGTTTTGATATTTCTAATATTCAAGGTAAAGATGCAGTTGCTTCTATGAGTGTTTCTATTGAAGGAAGAGCAGCAAGAAAAGAATATAGAAAGTTTAAAATTAGATGTAAAGATACACCAGATGATTTTTCTATGATGCGAGAAGTTATTGAAAGAAGATATTCAAAACTACCAGATATAGAATTTCCAGATGTCATATTAATTGATGGAGGTCTAGGACAGATTAATTCTGCTGGTGAAGTTTTAGAAAGGTTAGGAAAAATCCATTTAAGTGAACTTTTAAGTTTAGCAAAAAGAGATGAAGAAATCTATAAATATGGAGAATCTGTTCCATATAGTTTAAGTAAAGATATGGAAGCTTTAAAAATATTCCAAAGGGTTAGAGATGAAGCACATAGATTTGGAATAACTTATCATAGAAAACTTAGAAGTAAAAGAATTATTTCATCAGAACTTGATAAGATAGATGGTATTGGTGAAGTGAGAAGAAAAAAATTACTTACAAAATTTGGTTCAGTTTTAGGTATAAAAAAAGCAAGTATTGAAGAATTAAAAGAGATAATTCCAGAAAAAATTGCATTAGAAATAAAAAACAAAATTAAATAA
- the ggt gene encoding gamma-glutamyltransferase: protein MKKLFISVLLGLSLIGSLVYADDWKPYDKNGNILRTDRDATGKNAVVSTARYEASKIGLDVLKKGGNAIDAAVAVGFALGVCEPQSSGIGGGGFMIVRFAKTGETKFIDFREIAPKGATPDMWDVDKNGEVISADKEFGGKSIGVPGTVKGFLYVLDKYGNLDRKAVIQPAIDLANNGYRVSAIMNMDMKNQLDIIKKYPATAKIYLKNGKPYNVGDILKNPDLAKSMEKIIKGGEKAFYEGEIAEAIVKSTVAARGKMSLEDLKNYKIKISDPVKGTYRGYEIYTAAPPSSGGAHIIQILNILENYDMKNIPAGSTRYYHLLSESMKMAFADRAKFMGDTDFVKIPLNGVINKNYAKTLKDKIDETKSQEYTEGDPWKYESNQTTHYSIIDKEGNIVAVTFTVNGVFASGVVADGTGILLNNEMDDFDTGHNKANSIQEYKKPLSSMSPTIILKDGRPVASLGGLGSQKIITGITQVIIQMIDYNKDIQDAINFPRIHDAYGELTYEGRINKNVIDELQKMGHKMKNGGEWLEYPCIQGVTIKDGILRGGADPRRDGKALGF, encoded by the coding sequence ATGAAGAAATTATTTATCTCTGTTTTACTTGGTTTATCCTTAATAGGTTCTCTAGTTTACGCTGATGATTGGAAACCTTATGATAAAAATGGTAATATACTTAGAACAGATAGAGATGCCACTGGTAAAAATGCTGTTGTTTCAACTGCAAGATATGAAGCTTCTAAAATAGGTTTAGATGTTTTAAAAAAAGGTGGAAATGCTATTGATGCTGCTGTTGCAGTTGGGTTTGCATTGGGTGTATGTGAACCTCAATCATCTGGAATTGGTGGTGGAGGATTTATGATAGTCCGTTTTGCAAAAACTGGTGAAACAAAATTTATTGATTTCCGTGAAATCGCACCTAAGGGTGCTACTCCTGATATGTGGGATGTAGATAAAAATGGAGAAGTTATATCTGCTGATAAAGAATTTGGTGGAAAATCTATAGGTGTTCCAGGAACAGTTAAAGGATTTTTATATGTTTTAGATAAATATGGAAATTTAGATAGAAAAGCGGTTATACAACCAGCTATCGATTTAGCAAACAATGGTTATAGAGTTTCAGCTATTATGAATATGGATATGAAAAATCAACTAGATATTATTAAAAAATATCCAGCTACTGCTAAAATATATTTAAAAAATGGAAAGCCTTATAATGTTGGAGATATATTAAAAAATCCTGATTTAGCTAAATCAATGGAAAAAATTATTAAAGGTGGAGAAAAAGCTTTCTATGAAGGTGAAATAGCAGAAGCCATTGTTAAGTCAACAGTTGCAGCTAGAGGAAAAATGTCATTAGAAGATTTAAAAAATTATAAAATAAAAATTTCTGATCCTGTTAAAGGAACATACAGAGGATATGAAATTTATACTGCAGCTCCTCCTTCATCTGGTGGTGCTCATATAATTCAAATTTTAAATATTTTAGAAAATTATGATATGAAAAATATTCCTGCTGGTTCTACAAGATATTATCATTTATTATCTGAAAGTATGAAAATGGCTTTTGCAGATAGAGCCAAATTTATGGGGGATACTGATTTTGTAAAAATTCCTTTAAATGGTGTTATTAATAAAAATTATGCTAAAACTTTAAAAGATAAAATTGATGAAACAAAATCTCAAGAATATACTGAAGGTGATCCTTGGAAATATGAATCTAATCAAACAACTCATTATTCTATTATAGATAAAGAAGGGAATATTGTTGCTGTTACTTTTACAGTGAATGGTGTTTTTGCCTCTGGAGTTGTGGCAGATGGTACAGGAATACTTTTAAACAATGAAATGGATGATTTTGATACTGGGCATAATAAAGCTAATTCTATACAAGAATATAAAAAACCTTTAAGTTCTATGTCTCCTACAATTATTTTAAAAGATGGTAGACCTGTTGCAAGTTTAGGTGGATTAGGATCTCAAAAAATTATTACTGGTATAACACAAGTTATAATTCAAATGATAGATTATAATAAAGATATTCAAGATGCTATTAATTTTCCAAGAATCCATGATGCTTATGGAGAATTAACTTATGAAGGTAGAATTAATAAAAATGTTATTGATGAATTACAAAAAATGGGGCATAAAATGAAAAATGGTGGAGAATGGTTAGAATATCCTTGTATTCAAGGAGTTACTATCAAAGATGGTATATTAAGAGGTGGAGCCGATCCAAGAAGAGATGGTAAGGCTTTAGGATTTTAA
- a CDS encoding DJ-1 family glyoxalase III — MKTYVFLADGFEPLEVFAPVDVLKRCGAEVIMVSTEKDLFVASTGLQKNIVKADVMLSDIDYKTADLVIVPGGYPGYVNLRENKEVVNIVKYFLDNDKYVASICGGPTIFSYNNLANGAKLTGHSAVKEELSKNHIYVDVPTHIDGKIITGVGAGQAINFAFKIAEQFFDKDKIDEVKKGMEII; from the coding sequence ATGAAAACTTATGTTTTTTTAGCAGATGGCTTTGAGCCTTTAGAAGTTTTTGCACCTGTTGATGTATTAAAAAGATGTGGAGCAGAAGTTATAATGGTATCAACTGAAAAAGATTTATTTGTGGCTAGTACAGGTTTACAAAAAAATATTGTAAAAGCTGATGTTATGTTATCAGATATTGATTATAAAACAGCTGATTTAGTTATTGTTCCTGGTGGTTATCCTGGATATGTAAATTTAAGAGAAAATAAAGAAGTTGTTAACATAGTTAAATATTTTTTAGACAATGATAAATATGTAGCTTCAATCTGTGGAGGACCTACAATTTTTTCATATAATAACCTAGCAAATGGTGCAAAATTAACTGGACATTCTGCTGTAAAAGAGGAATTGTCTAAAAATCATATCTATGTAGATGTTCCTACCCATATAGATGGAAAAATTATTACAGGAGTGGGAGCTGGACAAGCTATAAATTTTGCCTTTAAAATTGCTGAACAATTTTTTGATAAAGATAAAATTGATGAAGTAAAAAAAGGAATGGAAATAATTTAA
- a CDS encoding lysine exporter LysO family protein, with protein MIMVSCSVIVGILLGYFTKSYINFDISLLIQFGLYLLLFFIGIDIGKNNNILNDLKKIDKKVLFLPFITIISSLAGGAVASILLSLSVGESVAISAGMGWYSFSAIELSKVSVELGGIAFLSNIFRELLAIFLIPIIAKKIGSFESVSVAGATAMDSVLPIINRSNPAEISIISFYSGLVISIIVPILIPILVNIFSL; from the coding sequence ATGATAATGGTATCTTGTTCAGTAATTGTAGGAATACTTTTAGGATATTTTACAAAATCATATATTAATTTTGATATATCATTGCTTATACAATTTGGATTATACCTATTATTATTTTTTATAGGAATAGATATTGGAAAAAATAATAATATCTTAAATGATTTAAAAAAAATAGATAAAAAAGTTTTATTTTTGCCTTTTATAACTATTATTTCGTCATTAGCAGGGGGAGCAGTGGCTTCAATATTATTATCACTTTCAGTTGGAGAATCAGTAGCTATAAGTGCTGGCATGGGTTGGTACTCTTTTTCTGCTATTGAACTTTCAAAAGTAAGTGTAGAATTAGGAGGAATAGCTTTTCTATCAAATATATTTAGAGAATTATTAGCTATATTTTTGATACCAATTATTGCTAAAAAAATAGGTTCATTTGAATCTGTTTCTGTTGCTGGAGCAACTGCTATGGATTCAGTGTTACCAATTATAAATAGAAGTAATCCTGCTGAAATTTCTATAATTTCATTTTATAGTGGACTTGTAATATCAATAATAGTCCCAATTTTAATTCCAATTTTGGTAAATATTTTTTCATTATAG
- a CDS encoding CoA-disulfide reductase: protein MNKKIIIIGGVAAGMSAASKAKRIDKNLDITVYEMTDAISWGACGLPYYVGDFYPDASLMIARTYEEFQKEGINVKIKHKVENIDFENKKVFVRNLNENKVFEDTYDELVIATGASSTTPKDIKNLDAEGVYHLKTFNEGLEVKKEMMKKENENIIIIGAGYIGIEIAEAALKLGKNVRIFQHSARILNKTFDKEITDLLENHIREHQKVSLHLNESPVEVRTFENKVIGLKTDKKEYAANLIIVATGVKPNTEFLKNTGIELFKNGAIIIDRFGKTNIPNIYSAGDCATVYHTVLEKNVYIALATTANKLGRLIGENLTGANKEFIGTLGSAGIKVLEFEAARTGITEQEAKDNNINYKTVFVEGEDHAAYYPGGEDVYIKLIYNADTKVLLGAQVAGKRGAALRADSLAVAIQNKMTVSGLANMDFLYAPPFSTTWDIMNVAANVAK from the coding sequence ATGAATAAAAAAATTATTATTATAGGTGGAGTTGCAGCAGGTATGAGTGCAGCTTCAAAAGCAAAAAGAATAGATAAAAATTTAGATATAACTGTTTATGAAATGACAGATGCAATATCATGGGGAGCTTGTGGGTTACCCTACTATGTTGGAGATTTTTATCCTGATGCCTCTTTAATGATTGCAAGAACTTATGAAGAATTTCAAAAAGAGGGGATCAATGTAAAAATTAAACATAAAGTTGAAAATATAGATTTTGAAAATAAAAAAGTTTTTGTTAGAAACTTAAACGAAAATAAAGTTTTTGAAGACACTTATGATGAATTAGTGATAGCAACTGGTGCAAGTTCAACAACTCCAAAAGACATTAAAAACTTAGATGCAGAGGGGGTATATCATTTAAAAACTTTTAATGAGGGTTTAGAAGTAAAAAAAGAAATGATGAAAAAAGAAAATGAAAATATAATTATCATTGGTGCAGGATACATTGGAATTGAAATTGCAGAAGCTGCTTTAAAACTTGGAAAAAATGTAAGAATCTTCCAACATTCAGCTAGGATTTTAAATAAGACTTTTGATAAAGAAATCACAGATTTATTAGAAAATCATATAAGAGAGCATCAAAAAGTTTCTTTACATTTAAATGAAAGTCCTGTTGAAGTAAGAACTTTTGAAAATAAAGTTATAGGTTTAAAAACAGATAAAAAAGAATATGCAGCGAATTTAATAATTGTTGCAACAGGAGTTAAACCTAATACAGAATTTTTAAAAAATACTGGTATTGAATTATTTAAAAATGGTGCTATTATAATAGATAGATTTGGGAAGACTAATATTCCTAATATTTATTCAGCAGGAGATTGTGCCACAGTTTATCATACAGTTTTAGAAAAAAATGTATATATTGCACTTGCTACAACAGCTAATAAACTTGGCAGACTTATTGGAGAAAATTTAACTGGTGCCAATAAAGAATTTATAGGAACATTAGGTTCAGCAGGAATAAAAGTTTTAGAATTTGAAGCAGCAAGAACAGGCATAACAGAGCAAGAAGCAAAAGATAACAATATAAATTATAAAACAGTTTTTGTTGAGGGTGAAGACCATGCAGCTTATTATCCTGGTGGAGAAGATGTATACATAAAATTGATTTATAATGCAGATACAAAAGTTTTACTTGGAGCACAAGTTGCAGGAAAAAGAGGAGCAGCATTAAGAGCAGATTCATTGGCAGTGGCTATACAAAATAAGATGACCGTTTCAGGACTAGCAAATATGGACTTTTTATATGCACCTCCATTTTCAACAACTTGGGATATTATGAATGTGGCAGCTAATGTAGCAAAGTAA
- a CDS encoding PP2C family protein-serine/threonine phosphatase: MITAFYMIIAFLIYIFFTYIYIKRIINQYINEELKIISGLKNKEKLDKLPDNIKTEYTETLEKIIKQENELNNSIDEIKEYRKELDVTYSTLVSKSSQLEYTNSLLEKRVRNLSNLNHISRVALSMFNIEKIVDTLADAYFVLTATTRISIYLWEGERLVNKKIKGSIDYTESLSYPMYLLEKFTNEDYSKIYYDLSRKITILNDEKVIITPLKVKERQLGVIFLVQNKDQILEINSEMISALGIQASIAIDNAISYAELLEKERISQELELASSIQKQILPKGFERIKGMDIATHFSPAKEIGGDYYDLSLKNNNLSVTIADVSGKGVPAAFLMSLSRSMLKTINYVSDYSPAEELNLFNKIVYPDITEDMFITVMNTEYNLDTSLFTYSSAGHNPLVIYKKENDTIELYGTKGVAIGFIEDYNYKENSFEVKNGDIIVFYTDGIIESENKNRELFGIERLLDVVYENKNLSAKELKEKILEAIKNFRKEYEQTDDITFVILKSIK; encoded by the coding sequence ATGATAACAGCGTTTTATATGATAATAGCATTTTTAATTTACATATTTTTTACTTACATATATATCAAAAGAATTATAAATCAATATATTAATGAGGAGTTAAAAATTATTTCTGGTTTAAAAAATAAAGAAAAATTAGATAAACTTCCTGATAATATAAAAACTGAATATACAGAAACATTAGAAAAAATTATTAAGCAGGAAAATGAGCTAAACAATTCAATAGATGAAATTAAAGAGTATAGAAAAGAATTAGATGTTACATATAGTACCTTGGTTTCAAAATCTTCTCAACTTGAATACACCAATAGCTTATTGGAAAAAAGAGTAAGAAATCTGTCTAATTTGAATCATATATCAAGAGTCGCTCTATCAATGTTTAATATAGAAAAAATAGTTGATACTTTGGCGGATGCCTATTTTGTTTTAACTGCAACAACAAGAATTTCTATCTATCTTTGGGAAGGAGAACGACTTGTTAATAAAAAGATAAAAGGAAGTATAGATTATACAGAATCTTTATCTTATCCAATGTATCTTTTAGAAAAATTTACTAATGAAGATTATAGTAAAATTTATTATGATTTATCAAGAAAAATAACTATTCTAAATGATGAAAAAGTTATTATTACACCATTAAAGGTTAAAGAAAGGCAATTGGGAGTAATATTTTTAGTACAAAATAAAGATCAGATATTAGAAATAAATAGTGAAATGATTTCAGCACTTGGAATACAGGCTTCTATTGCCATTGATAATGCAATAAGTTATGCAGAACTTTTAGAGAAAGAAAGGATTTCACAAGAGTTGGAATTAGCTTCATCTATACAAAAACAAATATTACCAAAAGGGTTTGAAAGAATAAAAGGTATGGATATTGCTACACATTTTTCACCTGCTAAGGAAATTGGTGGAGATTATTATGATTTATCTTTAAAGAATAATAATTTATCTGTTACAATAGCTGATGTAAGTGGTAAAGGTGTCCCTGCTGCTTTCCTTATGTCACTATCAAGATCAATGTTAAAAACTATTAATTATGTTTCTGATTATAGTCCTGCTGAAGAATTAAATCTATTTAATAAGATAGTGTATCCAGATATAACAGAAGATATGTTTATAACTGTGATGAATACAGAATATAATTTAGATACTTCTTTATTTACTTATTCAAGTGCAGGACATAATCCTTTAGTAATTTATAAAAAGGAAAATGATACAATAGAACTTTATGGAACAAAGGGGGTTGCTATTGGTTTTATTGAGGACTATAACTATAAAGAAAATTCTTTTGAAGTTAAAAATGGAGATATAATTGTCTTTTATACTGATGGAATTATAGAGTCTGAAAATAAAAATAGAGAATTATTTGGAATAGAAAGACTTTTAGATGTTGTATATGAAAATAAAAATCTTTCTGCAAAAGAACTGAAAGAAAAAATATTAGAAGCTATTAAAAATTTTAGAAAAGAATATGAGCAAACTGATGATATAACTTTTGTTATATTGAAGTCAATCAAATAG
- a CDS encoding ABC transporter ATP-binding protein: protein MLKKFISYYKPHKKMFFLDLLAAFFISICDLFYPILTRSILYDFIPNKKLRIIFSFLFILFIIYIIKMLLNYFVGYYGHIVGVKIQADMRRDLFKHIQNMPVSYFDKNQTGDIMSRIINDLVDISELAHHGPEDVFISGVLVIGSFLYLMNLNFILTCIVFFFVPILAIITILLRNRMMRAFAETRITVGAINANLSNSISGIRVSKSFNNSKYEFNKFELGNIKYIIARKAAYLWLAIFQGGIYYIIDMLYLVMLLSGTLFTYYNKINVIDFVTYMLFINLLITPVKRLINSVEQFQNGMSGFRRFFEIINIPQEEQGKLEVGKLKGDILFENVTFRYEENENVFENFSLKIKSGTNVALVGESGVGKSTICHLIPRFYEILGGKITIDGIDIREMTLSSLRKNIGIVSQDVFLFTGTIKENIAYGKLDATDEEIYKAAKYANIHDYVMTLEKGYDTQVGERGIRLSGGQKQRISIARVFLANPPILILDEATSALDSITERNIQKSLDELSEGRTTLVVAHRLTTIRKADVIIVITKDGIAEMGNHDELMEMKGIYYKLNQV from the coding sequence ATGCTAAAAAAATTCATTTCATACTATAAACCACATAAAAAAATGTTCTTTTTAGATTTATTAGCTGCATTTTTTATTTCAATTTGTGATTTATTTTATCCAATATTAACTCGTTCAATTTTATACGATTTTATACCAAATAAAAAGTTAAGAATAATTTTTTCTTTTTTATTTATATTGTTCATTATCTATATAATAAAAATGTTGCTTAATTACTTTGTTGGATATTATGGACATATCGTTGGTGTAAAAATACAAGCAGATATGAGAAGAGATTTATTTAAACATATTCAAAATATGCCAGTATCCTATTTTGATAAAAATCAAACTGGAGATATTATGTCAAGAATAATAAATGACTTAGTTGATATATCAGAACTTGCCCATCATGGTCCAGAAGATGTGTTCATATCAGGAGTCTTGGTCATAGGTTCTTTTCTATATTTAATGAATCTTAATTTCATTTTAACATGCATAGTTTTCTTTTTTGTACCAATTTTAGCAATAATTACAATCCTATTAAGAAATAGAATGATGAGAGCTTTTGCAGAAACAAGAATTACTGTTGGAGCTATAAATGCAAACTTATCTAACTCTATATCTGGTATTCGTGTATCAAAATCTTTTAATAATAGTAAATATGAATTTAATAAATTTGAGTTGGGAAATATTAAATATATTATTGCTCGTAAAGCTGCTTATTTATGGTTAGCAATATTTCAAGGTGGAATTTATTATATTATAGATATGCTATATCTTGTTATGTTATTAAGTGGAACTCTATTTACTTATTATAATAAAATAAATGTAATTGATTTTGTAACATATATGCTGTTTATAAATCTATTGATTACCCCTGTAAAAAGATTAATAAATTCTGTAGAACAATTTCAAAATGGAATGAGTGGTTTTAGAAGATTTTTTGAAATAATAAATATTCCCCAAGAAGAACAAGGTAAACTTGAAGTAGGAAAATTAAAAGGAGATATTCTTTTTGAAAATGTAACTTTTAGATATGAAGAAAATGAAAATGTTTTTGAAAATTTTTCTTTAAAAATAAAATCTGGGACTAATGTAGCATTAGTTGGAGAATCTGGTGTTGGAAAAAGCACAATTTGTCATTTAATACCTCGTTTTTATGAAATATTAGGTGGAAAAATTACCATAGATGGTATAGACATAAGAGAAATGACACTTTCTTCTCTTAGAAAAAATATTGGAATTGTTAGTCAAGATGTATTCTTATTCACAGGAACAATAAAAGAAAATATTGCTTATGGTAAATTAGATGCCACTGATGAAGAAATTTATAAAGCTGCTAAATATGCAAATATCCATGATTATGTTATGACTTTGGAAAAAGGGTACGATACTCAAGTTGGTGAAAGAGGAATTCGTTTATCAGGAGGGCAAAAACAAAGAATTTCTATTGCTAGAGTATTTTTAGCTAATCCACCTATTTTAATTTTAGATGAAGCTACAAGTGCATTGGACAGTATAACAGAAAGAAATATACAAAAATCTTTAGATGAACTTAGTGAAGGAAGAACTACTTTGGTTGTTGCACATAGATTAACAACAATAAGAAAAGCTGATGTTATTATAGTAATTACAAAAGATGGAATAGCTGAAATGGGTAATCATGATGAATTAATGGAAATGAAAGGTATTTATTATAAGTTAAATCAAGTGTAA
- the rapZ gene encoding RNase adapter RapZ codes for MKTKHIIIVTGLSGAGKTTALNILEDMNYYTIDNLPLGLEKSLLDTEIEKLAVGIDIRTFKNTKDFFKFINYIKKSGVKMDIIFLEAHEAIILGRYTLSRRAHPLKELTLLRSILKEKNILFQIREIADLILDTTEIKNVELEKRIKKFVLSKDELNVETNMNIHIQSFGYKYGVPTDSDLMFDVRFIPNPYYIEELKEKNGFDDEVKDYVLSQEESKEFYSKLLPLIEFLIPQYVKEGKKHLTISIGCSGGQHRSVTFVNKLAEDLKNSKVLKYINIYVSHREKELGRW; via the coding sequence TTGAAAACAAAACATATCATTATTGTAACTGGTTTAAGTGGTGCAGGAAAAACAACTGCTTTAAATATTTTAGAGGATATGAATTATTATACCATTGACAATCTTCCTTTGGGGCTTGAAAAATCTTTATTAGACACTGAAATTGAAAAATTAGCAGTAGGTATTGATATTAGAACATTTAAAAACACAAAAGATTTTTTTAAATTTATAAACTATATAAAAAAATCTGGTGTAAAAATGGATATTATCTTTTTAGAAGCTCATGAAGCAATCATTTTAGGAAGATATACATTGAGCCGTAGAGCACATCCTTTAAAAGAATTAACATTATTGAGAAGTATCTTAAAAGAGAAAAATATTTTATTCCAGATAAGAGAAATTGCAGACTTAATATTAGATACAACAGAGATAAAAAATGTTGAATTAGAAAAAAGAATTAAAAAATTTGTATTAAGTAAGGATGAATTGAATGTTGAAACAAATATGAATATACATATTCAATCTTTTGGTTACAAATACGGAGTTCCTACTGATAGTGATTTGATGTTTGATGTAAGATTTATTCCAAATCCATATTATATAGAAGAATTAAAAGAAAAAAATGGTTTTGATGATGAAGTTAAAGACTATGTTTTATCTCAAGAAGAAAGCAAAGAATTTTACTCTAAACTATTGCCACTTATTGAATTTTTAATTCCACAGTATGTAAAAGAAGGAAAAAAGCATTTAACAATTTCAATAGGTTGTAGTGGTGGTCAACATAGATCAGTAACCTTTGTAAATAAATTAGCTGAAGATTTAAAAAATAGCAAAGTATTAAAATATATAAATATTTATGTCAGTCATAGGGAGAAAGAGCTTGGACGTTGGTAA